A single Cyanobacterium sp. T60_A2020_053 DNA region contains:
- a CDS encoding esterase-like activity of phytase family protein: MLRLILVIFISLSALQPSAIAQERLFTDLSLQYVSNYELTTKTFNDTTIGGFSGITYNPQQEEYYLISDDRSSINPARFYTAKINYDDTGIKEVKIIGVNYLKNQQGQLYANNNIDTEAIAYSPRNTLFISSEGVSNKAIPPFINQYDLQGNFLSAVPIPNRYIYDKKENKGIQDNYGFESLTIKANGISKEDPFRLFTSTELALSQDFDPKNINSLLRSRMMHYVVNPFSTPVLIAEHLYPVDKPPLGVIVNGISELLALPQEGYLLSLERNLGLRGFGAKIYQIVMANASDISNEKSLAGNIDSINPISKKLVFDLQNLNIELDNLEGMTMGKPLADGNQSLILVSDNNFTPNRQKTQFILLKMAYH; encoded by the coding sequence ATGTTAAGACTAATATTGGTTATCTTCATAAGCCTCAGCGCCCTCCAGCCTTCAGCCATTGCTCAAGAAAGATTATTTACCGATTTATCATTACAATATGTCAGTAATTATGAACTAACAACAAAAACCTTTAACGATACTACTATCGGCGGTTTCTCCGGCATCACCTATAACCCCCAACAAGAAGAATATTATCTCATCTCCGATGATAGGTCTAGCATTAACCCAGCGCGCTTCTACACCGCCAAAATCAACTATGATGACACAGGCATCAAAGAAGTAAAAATCATCGGGGTAAACTACCTCAAAAATCAACAGGGGCAACTTTATGCTAATAATAACATTGATACCGAAGCCATCGCCTACAGCCCTCGCAATACCCTGTTTATCTCCAGCGAAGGAGTCAGCAATAAAGCCATTCCCCCATTCATCAATCAATATGACTTACAAGGCAACTTCCTTTCCGCCGTACCCATTCCCAATCGCTACATCTATGATAAAAAAGAAAATAAAGGTATCCAAGATAACTATGGTTTTGAATCCCTCACCATCAAAGCCAACGGCATCAGTAAAGAAGACCCATTTAGATTATTTACCAGCACAGAATTAGCATTAAGTCAAGACTTTGACCCCAAAAATATTAATAGCTTATTGCGTAGTCGAATGATGCACTATGTAGTTAACCCTTTTAGTACACCCGTATTAATTGCTGAACATCTTTACCCTGTAGATAAACCACCATTGGGAGTGATAGTTAATGGCATCAGTGAATTATTAGCCCTTCCCCAAGAAGGTTATTTATTAAGTTTAGAAAGAAACTTGGGCTTGAGAGGATTTGGAGCAAAAATATATCAAATTGTAATGGCAAATGCCAGTGATATTAGTAACGAAAAAAGTTTAGCAGGAAATATTGACAGCATTAATCCTATTAGTAAAAAATTAGTTTTTGACCTACAAAACCTAAATATAGAATTGGATAATTTGGAAGGAATGACTATGGGAAAACCCTTAGCAGATGGTAATCAAAGTTTAATTTTAGTTAGTGATAATAACTTTACACCTAATCGCCAAAAAACCCAATTTATTCTCTTGAAAATGGCTTACCACTAG
- the lepA gene encoding elongation factor 4 produces MTDAPVKRLRNFSIIAHIDHGKSTLADRMLQNTETVAVREMKEQFLDNMDLERERGITIKLQAARMNYKAKDGEDYVLNLIDTPGHVDFSYEVSRSLAACEGALLVVDASQGVEAQTLANVYLALENNLEIIPILNKIDLPGAEPERVINEIEEVIGLDCSNIIRASAKNGIGIDDILQAIVDQVPPPADTIDKPFRALIFDSYYDPYRGVVVYFRVVDGSVKKGDRILLMASGKQYDLDEIGILSPNQIQVDELHAGEVGYLAASIKTVEDARVGDTITLMSSKATEPLPGYTEAKPMVFCGLFPTDADQYADLKDALEKLKLNDAALSYEPETSSAMGFGFRCGFLGLLHLEIVQERLEREYNLDLITTAPSVVYRVTTTDGEEIYIDNPSALPDPQKRVKIEEPYIKVEMITPETYVGALMDLCQTRRGVFIDMKYFTMNRTNLIYELPLAEVVTDFFDQLKSRSRGYASMEYQLIGYRENNLIRLDIMVNKDPVDALAMIVHRDKAYHVGRALTEKLKELIPRHQFKVPIQAAIGAKIIASEHIPALRKDVLAKCYGGDISRKKKLLQKQAKGKKRMKSIGTVDVPQEAFMAVLKITT; encoded by the coding sequence ATGACTGACGCTCCCGTAAAACGACTGCGCAATTTTTCTATTATTGCTCACATTGATCATGGTAAATCAACTCTAGCAGATCGGATGCTACAAAATACCGAAACTGTGGCAGTTCGGGAGATGAAGGAGCAGTTTCTCGATAACATGGATTTGGAAAGGGAGAGAGGTATTACCATCAAACTTCAAGCCGCGCGGATGAATTATAAGGCTAAAGATGGTGAAGATTATGTACTTAACCTCATTGATACCCCCGGACACGTTGACTTTTCCTATGAAGTATCTCGATCTCTTGCCGCCTGTGAAGGGGCGCTCTTGGTGGTAGATGCTTCCCAAGGGGTAGAAGCTCAAACCCTCGCTAACGTTTATCTTGCCCTCGAAAATAACCTCGAAATTATCCCCATTTTAAATAAAATTGACCTGCCGGGCGCTGAACCGGAAAGAGTTATTAATGAAATTGAGGAAGTAATTGGCTTGGATTGTAGTAATATTATCCGTGCTTCTGCTAAAAATGGCATTGGTATTGATGATATTTTACAAGCAATCGTGGATCAAGTTCCTCCTCCTGCAGATACTATTGATAAACCTTTTCGGGCGCTAATTTTTGACAGCTATTATGATCCTTATCGGGGGGTTGTGGTTTATTTCCGAGTGGTGGATGGTTCAGTTAAAAAGGGTGATCGCATTCTTTTAATGGCTTCTGGTAAGCAATATGATTTAGATGAAATTGGTATTTTATCGCCTAATCAAATTCAAGTAGATGAATTACACGCTGGAGAAGTGGGTTATTTGGCGGCATCGATTAAAACTGTAGAAGATGCGAGGGTGGGGGATACCATTACCCTGATGAGTAGTAAAGCCACTGAGCCTTTACCCGGTTATACTGAGGCTAAACCCATGGTATTTTGTGGGCTTTTCCCGACGGATGCGGACCAGTATGCTGACCTCAAAGATGCTTTAGAAAAGTTAAAGTTAAATGATGCGGCGCTGTCTTATGAGCCTGAAACATCCAGCGCCATGGGCTTTGGTTTCCGTTGCGGTTTCTTGGGCTTGTTACATTTAGAAATCGTCCAAGAAAGACTAGAAAGGGAATATAATCTTGATTTAATCACCACAGCGCCCTCCGTGGTTTATCGAGTTACTACCACTGACGGCGAAGAGATTTATATCGATAATCCCAGCGCCCTCCCCGATCCCCAAAAACGGGTTAAAATCGAAGAACCTTATATAAAGGTAGAAATGATCACTCCTGAAACCTATGTAGGGGCGCTAATGGATTTGTGTCAAACTCGGCGCGGTGTTTTCATTGATATGAAATATTTTACGATGAACCGCACTAATTTAATTTATGAATTGCCTTTGGCGGAAGTGGTAACGGACTTTTTCGATCAACTTAAATCTCGCTCCCGTGGTTACGCTAGTATGGAATATCAATTAATCGGTTATCGAGAAAATAACTTAATCCGTCTTGATATTATGGTAAATAAAGACCCAGTGGATGCCCTAGCGATGATTGTGCATCGTGATAAGGCTTATCATGTGGGGAGGGCGCTGACGGAAAAACTCAAGGAACTAATTCCTCGTCACCAATTTAAAGTACCTATTCAAGCAGCTATCGGGGCAAAAATTATCGCTAGTGAACATATTCCAGCTTTGCGTAAAGATGTACTAGCAAAATGCTATGGTGGTGATATTAGTCGTAAGAAAAAACTACTACAAAAACAAGCTAAAGGTAAAAAGCGCATGAAGTCTATCGGTACTGTGGATGTACCACAAGAGGCTTTTATGGCAGTTTTGAAAATCACCACTTAA
- the dnaK gene encoding molecular chaperone DnaK produces MGKVIGIDLGTTNSCVAVLEGGKPLIITNQEGSRTTPSIVGFGKGSQRLVGQLAKRQAVTNAENTIYSIKRFIGRRWSDTDHDRKRVTYDCALGKDDTVDVQIQGKNYTPQEISSMILQKLKADAETFLGESVSKAVITVPAYFTDAQRQATKDAGTIAGLEVMRIINEPTAAALAYGLDKQDEEQHVLVFDLGGGTFDVSVLQLGNGIFEVVSTSGNNQLGGDDFDALIVDWLIDKFKQQEGIDLSSDKMALQRLREAAEKAKIELSNLKETSINLPFITADDSGPKHLELELSRPHLEELVAPLVDEIIPPMRRALNDSELSKDKINRVVLVGGSTRMPAISAKIEEFFGKRIQIDRSINPDEAVALGAAVQGGVLGGEVRNLLLLDVTPLSLGLETLGEVFTKIIERNTTIPTSRAQIFSTAVDGQTSVEVHVLQGERSMVKDNKSLGKFLLTGIPPAPRGIPQIEVSFDIDADGILKVSARDKGTGLEQGIVISNTGALDPAEIESMRIEAQQNASTDRRRVELVEVKKQLDSLLYSYELSLEKNPGLASSSLQEEINQKKNKIARAIDSPDISVGQIESMLTDLRETIINAGARAYDNDMNSSAPLPEVQGSTMYESIDGDDGEFKSIEEEILSGLSQISAGTNEFDFDYDQDETITGDYESVD; encoded by the coding sequence ATGGGAAAAGTAATCGGAATTGATTTAGGAACAACTAACAGTTGTGTCGCAGTTTTGGAAGGTGGTAAGCCGTTAATCATCACCAACCAAGAAGGCTCACGGACTACCCCTAGTATTGTTGGTTTTGGTAAAGGTTCTCAGCGTTTAGTAGGTCAACTAGCAAAGCGCCAAGCTGTTACTAACGCCGAAAATACCATCTACAGCATTAAAAGATTTATTGGTAGAAGATGGTCAGACACAGATCATGATCGCAAAAGGGTGACATATGATTGTGCTTTAGGGAAAGATGATACAGTGGATGTACAAATTCAGGGAAAAAATTACACTCCCCAAGAAATATCTTCCATGATTTTGCAAAAGCTAAAAGCTGATGCTGAAACCTTTTTAGGAGAATCAGTCAGTAAAGCGGTAATTACAGTTCCAGCTTATTTTACCGATGCCCAACGTCAAGCCACTAAAGATGCTGGAACGATCGCTGGTTTGGAAGTAATGCGCATTATCAACGAACCTACCGCTGCTGCCCTTGCCTACGGTTTAGATAAACAGGATGAGGAGCAACACGTTTTAGTCTTTGACCTTGGCGGTGGAACGTTTGACGTGTCTGTATTACAACTGGGTAACGGTATTTTTGAAGTGGTTTCCACTTCTGGTAATAATCAGTTAGGGGGAGATGATTTTGATGCTTTGATTGTTGATTGGTTAATCGATAAATTTAAACAACAGGAAGGCATTGATCTCAGTTCTGATAAAATGGCTCTCCAGAGACTGCGAGAAGCTGCTGAAAAAGCCAAAATTGAGTTATCCAACCTCAAGGAAACTTCCATCAATTTACCTTTTATCACTGCGGATGATAGTGGTCCTAAACATTTAGAGTTAGAGTTGTCTCGTCCTCATTTAGAAGAATTAGTAGCGCCCTTAGTCGATGAAATTATCCCTCCCATGCGACGGGCTCTCAATGATTCAGAGTTGAGCAAGGATAAAATTAATCGGGTGGTATTGGTGGGCGGATCAACGAGAATGCCTGCTATTTCCGCTAAAATTGAGGAGTTTTTTGGCAAAAGAATTCAAATTGACCGATCGATCAATCCTGATGAAGCGGTAGCATTGGGTGCGGCTGTGCAGGGGGGAGTTTTGGGCGGTGAAGTGCGCAATTTGTTGTTATTAGATGTCACACCGTTATCCCTTGGTTTGGAAACTTTGGGAGAAGTATTTACCAAAATTATTGAACGCAACACCACGATTCCCACTAGCCGAGCGCAAATTTTTTCTACGGCGGTAGATGGTCAAACTTCTGTAGAGGTTCACGTTTTACAGGGTGAGCGCTCCATGGTCAAGGATAATAAGAGTTTAGGGAAGTTTTTGTTAACAGGTATTCCCCCTGCTCCTCGGGGCATTCCTCAAATTGAAGTGTCTTTTGACATTGATGCGGATGGTATTTTAAAAGTTAGTGCCAGAGACAAAGGCACAGGATTAGAGCAGGGTATCGTGATTAGTAATACGGGTGCTTTAGACCCTGCGGAAATCGAATCCATGCGCATCGAGGCTCAACAGAATGCTTCAACCGATCGCCGTCGAGTGGAATTAGTGGAGGTGAAAAAACAGTTAGATAGTTTATTGTACAGTTATGAATTGAGTTTGGAGAAAAATCCGGGGTTGGCTTCATCTTCTTTACAGGAAGAAATTAACCAGAAAAAAAATAAAATTGCTCGCGCCATTGATTCTCCCGATATTTCGGTGGGTCAAATTGAATCTATGTTGACGGATTTACGAGAAACTATTATTAATGCGGGCGCTAGAGCCTATGATAATGATATGAATTCCAGCGCCCCTCTCCCAGAAGTACAAGGATCCACTATGTATGAATCCATCGATGGCGATGATGGCGAATTCAAGAGCATTGAGGAGGAAATTTTAAGCGGTTTGAGCCAAATTTCAGCCGGTACTAATGAATTTGATTTTGATTATGATCAGGATGAAACTATTACTGGAGATTATGAAAGTGTAGATTAA
- the grpE gene encoding nucleotide exchange factor GrpE has product MTETNNYMEIDQEVKELNNNLSSENTEDLILDDTEEVTDLNQELQELEQNTSAPHPDTATIDEIKSEEEVTTAETEENSPPEDENEEIKLLQTEIAHLKEQLTIQQEQNQAIQGQYMRLTADFDNYRRRTSKEKEELETQVKKKTITELLSVVDNFERARSHIKPANDGEMVIHRSYQGVYKNFVDALKKLGVSAMRPEGQIFDPNFHEAMLRESSPEPEGTVLEQLVRGYMLNEEVLRYAMVKVAAPMENDTPPENEEKNE; this is encoded by the coding sequence ATGACTGAAACTAATAATTACATGGAAATAGACCAAGAAGTTAAAGAACTTAACAATAATTTATCTTCAGAAAATACAGAAGATTTAATTCTGGATGATACAGAGGAAGTAACTGACTTAAATCAGGAATTACAAGAGTTAGAACAAAACACCAGCGCCCCTCACCCCGACACGGCAACCATCGATGAAATAAAATCAGAGGAAGAAGTTACCACCGCAGAAACAGAAGAAAATTCCCCTCCAGAGGACGAAAACGAAGAAATTAAACTATTACAAACCGAAATCGCCCACCTCAAAGAACAACTAACCATACAACAAGAACAAAATCAAGCCATTCAAGGGCAATACATGAGGTTAACCGCTGACTTCGACAACTATCGCCGGCGCACCAGCAAAGAAAAAGAGGAACTAGAAACCCAAGTCAAGAAAAAAACTATCACAGAATTACTTTCCGTAGTGGATAACTTTGAAAGAGCTAGAAGCCATATAAAACCAGCCAATGACGGCGAAATGGTAATTCATCGAAGCTATCAAGGAGTTTATAAAAACTTCGTTGATGCCCTCAAAAAACTAGGGGTTTCCGCCATGCGCCCTGAAGGTCAAATATTTGACCCCAACTTCCACGAAGCCATGCTCAGAGAATCAAGCCCAGAGCCAGAAGGTACGGTATTAGAGCAGTTAGTTAGAGGCTATATGCTCAATGAAGAAGTTCTCCGTTATGCCATGGTTAAAGTGGCAGCACCCATGGAAAACGATACCCCTCCAGAAAACGAAGAAAAAAATGAATAG
- a CDS encoding ferredoxin--nitrite reductase, whose amino-acid sequence MTVATGKKVKLNKIEKVKAEKDGLDVRNEVEKFAEMGWEALGDADLTIRLKWLGVFFRPVTPGKFMLRLRVPNGVLNSQQMTTLGQIIQRYGDDGSADITTRQNIQLRGVLLEDISAIFSQLEAVGLTSIQSGMDNVRNLTGSPVAGIDPDELYDTREVNYKLQNMITNNGQGNYDFSNLPRKFNIAVEGARDNSIHAEINDVAFIPAFKGEELGFNVLVGGYLSAQRCTEAIPMDVWVKADDEEIVELCRAILTVYTRYGLEEGLRENRAKARLMWLVETWGVNRFRIEIEKELGKSLEFAAPSTAITMDKKDHIGVHPQKQEGYNYIGIHVPAGRLDAEAMFAVARLADVYGNGEVRATVEQNFVIPYVADDKVEAFLSEPILQKYSVNPSPLTRSLVSCTGARYCNFALVETKERGLKLAQELDNELNIPERVRIHWTGCPNSCGQAQAGDIGIMGTKAKKDGQVVEGVNLFLGGKVGKDAKLGELAQKSIPCDDLKSVLKDILIDQFGATVK is encoded by the coding sequence ATGACTGTAGCAACGGGTAAAAAAGTAAAGCTAAATAAAATAGAGAAAGTTAAGGCTGAAAAAGACGGTTTGGATGTTAGAAATGAGGTGGAAAAATTTGCGGAAATGGGCTGGGAAGCTCTTGGGGATGCTGATTTAACTATTCGTCTGAAATGGTTAGGGGTGTTTTTTCGTCCTGTGACTCCGGGTAAGTTTATGTTGCGTTTGAGAGTGCCAAATGGTGTGCTTAATAGTCAGCAGATGACGACTTTAGGTCAAATTATTCAGCGTTATGGGGATGATGGTAGTGCTGATATTACTACTCGTCAGAATATTCAACTAAGAGGAGTTTTATTGGAAGACATCTCGGCTATTTTTAGTCAACTGGAGGCGGTGGGTTTAACTTCGATTCAGTCGGGCATGGATAATGTGCGTAATTTAACTGGCTCTCCAGTGGCTGGTATTGATCCTGATGAGTTATACGATACTAGGGAGGTTAATTATAAGTTACAGAACATGATTACTAATAATGGTCAAGGTAATTATGATTTTAGTAATTTACCCCGTAAGTTTAATATTGCGGTGGAGGGCGCACGAGATAATTCTATTCATGCAGAAATTAATGATGTGGCTTTTATTCCTGCTTTTAAGGGTGAGGAGTTGGGTTTTAATGTTTTAGTGGGGGGATATTTGTCGGCGCAGAGGTGCACTGAGGCGATTCCGATGGATGTATGGGTTAAGGCTGATGATGAGGAAATTGTGGAACTTTGTCGGGCTATTTTGACGGTTTATACTCGGTATGGTTTAGAAGAAGGTTTACGGGAGAATCGTGCTAAGGCGCGTTTAATGTGGTTGGTGGAAACTTGGGGGGTGAATCGTTTTCGTATTGAAATTGAGAAGGAGTTGGGTAAGTCGTTGGAGTTTGCAGCGCCCTCCACCGCTATCACTATGGATAAAAAAGACCATATCGGAGTACATCCGCAAAAACAAGAGGGTTATAATTATATTGGTATTCATGTACCTGCTGGACGCTTGGATGCGGAGGCAATGTTTGCGGTAGCGCGCCTCGCCGATGTTTATGGTAATGGGGAGGTGCGCGCTACGGTGGAGCAAAATTTCGTTATTCCTTATGTGGCTGATGACAAGGTGGAAGCCTTTTTGAGTGAGCCTATTTTACAAAAATATTCCGTCAATCCTAGTCCTTTAACTAGATCATTAGTATCATGTACCGGCGCACGCTATTGTAATTTTGCTTTAGTGGAAACTAAAGAGCGAGGGTTAAAATTAGCCCAAGAGTTGGATAATGAGTTAAATATCCCCGAAAGAGTGCGTATTCACTGGACAGGTTGCCCTAACTCTTGCGGACAAGCTCAAGCTGGTGATATTGGCATAATGGGTACAAAAGCGAAAAAAGATGGTCAGGTGGTGGAAGGGGTTAACCTTTTCTTGGGCGGTAAAGTGGGTAAGGATGCTAAGTTAGGGGAATTAGCTCAAAAAAGTATCCCTTGTGATGATCTCAAATCGGTTTTGAAGGATATTTTAATTGATCAGTTTGGCGCTACTGTTAAGTAG
- a CDS encoding pyridoxine 5'-phosphate synthase, translated as MLTLGVNIDHIATIRQARRTVEPDPIAGAVLAELAGADGITAHLREDRRHIQDRDIRLLRQTVRTHLNLEMAPTTEMINIALEIKPDYVTLVPENRQEVTTEGGIDIVNNLSRFTEVVAQLEGAGIPVSWFIDADDAQIEAAAKTKAQFIELHTGKYADAPSADIQQQELRALDLGTRRALDLGLRVNAGHGLTYWNVYPVACIEGMEELNIGHSIISRSVLVGLERAVREMKLAMRGQL; from the coding sequence TTGTTAACACTAGGGGTAAATATTGACCACATTGCTACTATTCGTCAGGCGAGGAGAACAGTTGAACCAGACCCGATTGCTGGAGCGGTATTGGCGGAGTTGGCGGGCGCTGATGGCATTACGGCGCACTTGCGCGAGGATAGGCGCCACATTCAAGATCGAGATATTCGCTTGTTAAGGCAAACGGTGCGCACTCACCTGAATTTGGAAATGGCGCCCACCACCGAAATGATCAATATTGCGTTAGAGATTAAACCTGATTATGTCACCCTCGTGCCGGAAAATCGCCAAGAAGTTACCACGGAAGGGGGTATCGATATTGTTAATAATCTCTCTCGTTTTACTGAAGTTGTGGCACAGTTGGAGGGCGCTGGAATCCCTGTGAGTTGGTTTATTGATGCCGATGATGCCCAAATTGAGGCGGCGGCAAAAACTAAGGCTCAATTTATTGAGTTACACACTGGCAAATATGCCGATGCGCCCTCCGCCGATATTCAACAACAAGAGTTGAGGGCGCTGGATTTAGGCACCCGGAGGGCGCTGGATTTAGGTTTAAGAGTCAATGCTGGGCATGGTTTAACCTATTGGAATGTTTATCCCGTGGCTTGTATTGAGGGCATGGAAGAACTTAATATCGGTCATAGTATCATTAGTCGCTCTGTTTTAGTTGGTTTAGAAAGAGCAGTTAGAGAAATGAAATTGGCAATGAGAGGGCAATTATAA